One region of Miscanthus floridulus cultivar M001 chromosome 19, ASM1932011v1, whole genome shotgun sequence genomic DNA includes:
- the LOC136528394 gene encoding probable receptor-like protein kinase At2g21480: protein MTRRGTLPPALLLLLLAAALVATTTTVSGQGRPVTDSGAETPPTPSSFTPKDSFLIDCGGTAPVTADGKSYKTDAQANHLLSANDAIRVAADDKADVPSPLYATARVFKEEAVYSFPLTVPGWHFIRIYLFPIKGGDVDLASATFSVVTDDNVLLHSFTPENKPVMKEYVINATENHLALKFQPLKGSAAFVNAIEVVNAPDELITDSALAVAPLGEITGLVHDAYQVLYRINVGGPAIGPANDTLGRRWETDAAYVQTKEAVKDVSVPTSTIKFPDGTSRLVAPTLVYASAAKMADADVGSPNFNLTWKVDVDPSFSYLVRLFFADIVSKATNDLYFDVYISGRKAVSGLDLSTVTGGELAAPYYKDFVVNSSSLEGADGKGKLSVQVGPMGQDTGRIDALLNGMEVLKMSNSVGSLDGEFGVDGRKADDGSGGRKAVAAVGFAMMFGAFAGLGAMVVKWYKRPQDWERRESFSSWLLPIHTGQSFTASGKGGYGSNKSGNTFSSTMGLGRFFSFAEIQAATGNWDEKNIIGVGGFGNVYVGEIDDGTKVAVKRGSAESEQGINEFNTEIQMLSKLRHRHLVSLIGYCDENQEMILVYEYMHNGVFRDHIYGNEGVTPLPWKQRLEICIGAARGLHYLHTGTAQGIIHRDVKTTNILLDDNFVAKVSDFGLSKDGPGMNQLHVSTAVKGSFGYLDPEYFRCQQLTDKSDVYSFGVVLLEALCARPPIDPQLPREQVSLAEWGMQWKRKGLIEKIMDPKLAGTVNPESLAKFAETAEKCLAEFGSDRISMGDVLWNLEYALQLQDANPPEGAQQDGEDGAAAEGGGGGAVVPAASASGGGVPDASTTAAGELFQQLADMKGR, encoded by the coding sequence ATGACGCGCCGCGGGACGCTCCCGCCGGCGCTGCTTCTGCTGCTGCTAGCCGCAGCGCTGGTGGCGACAACAACCACTGTGTCCGGGCAGGGCCGGCCCGTGACCGACAGCGGCGCGGAGACGCCGCCCACGCCGTCCAGCTTCACGCCCAAGGACAGCTTCCTGATCGACTGCGGCGGGACGGCACCCGTGACCGCTGACGGCAAGTCGTACAAGACGGACGCGCAGGCCAACCACCTGCTCTCCGCCAACGACGCCATCCGCGTCGCCGCCGACGACAAGGCCGACGTGCCGTCGCCGCTGTACGCCACCGCGCGGGTCTTCAAGGAGGAGGCCGTCTACAGCTTCCCGCTCACCGTGCCGGGGTGGCACTTCATCCGCATCTACCTCTTCCCGATCAAGGGCGGCGACGTGGACCTCGCGTCGGCCACCTTCAGCGTCGTCACCGACGACAACGTCCTGCTGCACAGCTTCACCCCGGAGAACAAGCCGGTGATGAAGGAGTACGTGATCAACGCCACCGAGAACCACCTCGCGCTCAAGTTCCAGCCGCTCAAGGGCTCCGCCGCCTTCGTGAACGCCATCGAAGTGGTGAACGCGCCCGACGAGCTCATCACTGACTCGGCGCTGGCCGTCGCTCCGCTGGGCGAGATCACCGGCCTCGTGCACGACGCGTACCAGGTCCTGTACCGGATCAACGTCGGCGGCCCCGCCATCGGCCCCGCCAACGACACGCTGGGCCGGCGGTGGGAGACCGACGCGGCGTACGTGCAGACCAAGGAGGCGGTGAAGGACGTGTCGGTGCCCACCAGCACCATCAAGTTCCCCGACGGGACGTCCCGGCTGGTGGCACCGACGCTGGTGTACGCGAGCGCCGCCAAGATGGCGGACGCCGACGTGGGGAGCCCCAACTTCAACCTGACGTGGAAGGTGGACGTGGACCCGTCCTTCAGCTACCTGGTCCGCCTCTTTTTCGCCGACATCGTGAGCAAGGCCACCAACGACCTCTACTTCGACGTGTACATCAGCGGGCGCAAGGCCGTGTCCGGGCTGGACCTGTCCACGGTGACCGGCGGCGAGCTGGCGGCGCCCTACTACAAGGACTTCGTGGTGAACTCGTCGTCGCTGGAGGGCGCGGACGGCAAGGGGAAGCTGAGCGTTCAGGTCGGGCCCATGGGGCAGGACACGGGGCGGATCGACGCGCTGCTCAACGGCATGGAGGTGCTCAAGATGAGCAACTCCGTGGGCAGCCTGGACGGCGAGTTCGGCGTGGACGGGCGGAAGGCCGACGACGGGAGCGGCGGGCGCAAGGCGGTGGCGGCCGTCGGGTTCGCCATGATGTTCGGCGCGTTCGCGGGGCTGGGCGCTATGGTGGTGAAGTGGTACAAGCGGCCGCAGGACTGGGAGCGGCGGGAGAGCTTCTCGTCGTGGCTGCTCCCCATCCACACGGGCCAGTCCTTCACCGCCAGCGGCAAGGGCGGGTACGGATCCAACAAGAGCGGCAACACCTTCTCCTCCACAATGGGCCTGGGGCGGTTCTTCTCGTTCGCCGAGATCCAGGCCGCCACCGGGAACTGGGACGAGAAGAACATCATCGGCGTGGGCGGGTTCGGCAACGTGTACGTCGGCGAGATCGACGACGGCACCAAGGTGGCGGTGAAGCGCGGGAGCGCCGAGTCGGAGCAGGGCATCAACGAGTTCAACACGGAGATCCAGATGCTGTCCAAGCTGCGGCACCGCCACCTGGTGTCCCTCATCGGCTACTGCGACGAGAACCAGGAGATGATCCTGGTGTACGAGTACATGCACAACGGCGTGTTCCGGGACCACATCTACGGCAACGAAGGGGTGACGCCGCTGCCGTGGAAGCAGCGGCTGGAGATCTGCATCGGCGCCGCCAGGGGCCTGCACTACCTGCACACGGGCACGGCGCAGGGGATCATCCACCGCGACGTCAAGACCACCAACATCCTGCTGGACGACAACTTCGTGGCCAAGGTGTCGGACTTCGGGCTGTCCAAGGACGGGCCTGGCATGAACCAGCTCCACGTCAGCACCGCCGTGAAGGGCAGCTTCGGGTACCTGGACCCGGAGTACTTCCGGTGCCAGCAGCTGACGGACAAGTCGGACGTCTACTCCTTCGGCGTGGTGCTGCTGGAGGCGCTGTGCGCGCGGCCGCCCATCGACCCGCAGCTGCCCCGGGAGCAGGTCAGCCTGGCGGAGTGGGGCATGCAGTGGAAGCGCAAGGGCCTCATCGAGAAGATCATGGACCCCAAGCTCGCCGGCACCGTCAACCCGGAGTCGCTCGCCAAGTTCGCCGAGACCGCCGAGAAGTGCCTCGCCGAGTTCGGCAGCGACCGCATCTCCATGGGCGACGTGCTGTGGAACCTCGAGTAcgcgctgcagctgcaggacgccaACCCGCCCGAGGGCGCGCAGCAGGACGGGGAGGACGGCGCCGCGGccgagggcggcggcggaggcgccgTCGTCCCCGCGGCCAGCGCCTCGGGCGGCGGCGTGCCCGAcgcgtccaccaccgccgccggggAGCTCTTCCAGCAGCTCGCCGACATGAAGGGGAGGTGA